A single window of Vigna unguiculata cultivar IT97K-499-35 chromosome 1, ASM411807v1, whole genome shotgun sequence DNA harbors:
- the LOC114189488 gene encoding uncharacterized protein LOC114189488 — MIALNVASSGIASLLLLGGKTAHSTFCIPLTINDESTYNINLGSLRVKLLMETKLIIWDEAPMMNKLCFQAFDRTLRDIMRATNEHNADKPFGGKESEIPLLSLVKFVYGGLIENIMTPGFFDDGVILCPTIDSVEQVNDFILSLIPGEEQVYLSSDIPCQSDDDQEIQGIPNHRIKLKVGVPIMLLRNIDQANGLCNGTRLQVNDLEKNVISADDIVDVNKDVVDGQLVNEVESSPEGEREKAAVEDEKNEEEVVMGGDELT, encoded by the exons ATGATTGCCCTTAATGTAGCTTCAAGTGGCATTGCATCTTTATTGCTTCTTGGAGGTAAAACTGCTCATTCTACTTTTTGCATACCATTAACAATCAATGATGAATCAACCTACAACATTAATTTAGGAAGTCTTCGTGTTAAACTATTGATGGAAACAAAACTTATAATATGGGATGAAGCTCCTATGATGAATAAGCTATGCTTTCAAGCTTTTGATAGAACATTGAGAGACATTATGAGAGCTACAAATGAACATAATGCtgacaaaccatttggtggAAAG GAAAGTGAAATACCTTTACTTTCTTTAGTCAAATTTGTTTATGGTGGTCTAATTGAAAATATCATGACTCCTGGATTCTTTGATGACGGTGTTATACTTTGCCCTACAATTGATAGTGTTGAACAAgtaaatgacttcattttatctttgattCCTGGTGAAGAACAAGTTTATTTAAGTTCAGATATTCCttgccaatctgatgatgatcaagaaattcaag GAATTCCAAATcataggattaaattgaaagttggcgtaccaattatgcttttaagaaacATTGATCAAGCAAATGGTCTTTGCAATGGTACAAGGTTGCAAGTTAATGATCTGGAAAAGAATGTTATCTCTGCCG ACGATATTGTAGATGTAAATAAGGACGTGGTGGATGGACAACTTGTCAATGAGGTTGAGTCGAGTCCTGAGGGGGAAAGAGAGAAAGCAGCGGTTGAGGACGAGAAGAATGAAGAAGAAGTCGTGATGGGTGGTGATGAGCTGACTTAG
- the LOC114189482 gene encoding uncharacterized protein LOC114189482, translated as MSVIQKHTHSLQELNPEKENWNIIARVVRLWFVEDCTKGKSPFSMEIVLQDKEGVLIHASVRRTLIYKFQTEIKEDKVYTIQSFSASCSGGSYRTTNHAYKINFQFGTKVNMVESTLVPKTRTTYTPFSTIKATGFDTDYLVKRELEKGGKKTKMNAILIEADGLRLECTLFGQYVDMLNVFLASGEDQHVVIALHFCKVKTFQDKVSIQNCTNCTKIIFNCDGEDATKLKKMYKLKLRVIDATNSTIFVVFDRDASAMLKKSCSDILDLQDKESLNNKAVIDVEIDELTRKESSHLDNLDLATQPPLPALKRQIRSMVQKNKKIPVKMLKKNIKNEK; from the exons ATGTCTGTTATCCAAAAACACACCCACTCCTTACAAGAACTCAACCCGGAGAAGGAAAACTGGAATATCATTGCAAGAGTGGTAAGGTTATGGTTTGTTGAAGATTGCACAAAAGGAAAATCTCCATTTTCCATGGAAATTGTTCTTCAAGACAAAGAG GGTGTCCTAATCCATGCATCTGTTAGACGCACATTGATATACAAATTTCAGACTGAAATCAAAGAGGATAAGGTTTACACCATTCAATCTTTTAGTGCTTCATGTAGTGGTGGTTCTTATAGAACTACAAATCACGCCTATAAGATCAACTTCCAATTTGGAACCAAGGTCAATATGGTTGAAAGTACCTTAGTTCCGAAAACTAGAACTACATACACCCCTTTTTCAACCATCAAAGCTACTGGTTTTGACACAGATTACTTAGTTA AGAGAGAGCTAGAGAAAGGTGGTAAGAAGACCAAAATGAATGCCATCCTTATTGAAGCTGATGG TTTGCGACTAGAGTGTACTTTATTTGGTCAATATGTTGATatgttaaatgtatttttagcCTCCGGAGAGGATCAACATGTTGTCATTGCTTTACATTTTTGCAAAGTGAAGACCTTCCAAG ATAAAGTTTCTATTCAAAACTGTACGAACTGTACGAAGATAATTTTTAACTGTGATGGTGAAGATGCAACgaagttgaaaaaaat gtATAAACTTAAACTTCGTGTAATTGATGCTACGAATTCTacaatttttgttgtatttgatcGTGATGCAAGTGCAATGTTGAAGAAATCATGCTCTGATATTCTTGACTTACAAGACAAG GAATCGTTGAATAATAAAGCTGTaattgatgttgaaattgatgagTTAACCCGCAAAGAATCATCTCATCTGGACAATCTTGACTTGGCTACTCAACCACCTCTTCCAGCACTTAAAAGACAGATTCGATCTATGGttcaaaaaaataagaagattccagtgaagatgttgaagaagaatATCAAGAATGAAAAGTGA